The proteins below are encoded in one region of Vanessa tameamea isolate UH-Manoa-2023 chromosome Z, ilVanTame1 primary haplotype, whole genome shotgun sequence:
- the LOC113401123 gene encoding tubulin alpha-1 chain-like, with translation MRECISIHGGQAGVQIGNACWELYCLEHGIQPDGQMPSDKTVGGGDDSFNTFFSETGAGKHVPRAVFIDLEPTVVDEVRTGTYRQLFHPEQLITGKEDAANNYARGHYTIGKEIVDLVLDRVRKLADQCTGLQGFLIFHSFGGGTGSGFASLLMERLSVDYGKKSKLEFAIYPAPQISTAVVEPYNSILTTHTTLEHSDAAFMVDNEAIYDICRRNLDIERPTYTNLNRLIGQIVSSITASLRFDGALNVDLTEFQTNLVPYPRIHFPLVTYAPVISAEKAYHEQLSVAEITNACFEPANQMVKCDPRHGKYMACCMLYRGDVVPKDVNAAIGTIKTKRTIQFVDWCPTGFKVGINYQPPTVVPGGDLAKVQRAVCMLSNTTAIAEAWSRLNHKFDLMYAKRAFVHWYVGEGMEEGEFSEAREDLAALEKDYEEVGMDSGEGEGEGGEEY, from the coding sequence ATGCGTGAATGCATTTCGATACATGGAGGACAAGCAGGAGTACAAATTGGTAACGCATGCTGGGAATTATATTGCTTGGAGCATGGAATTCAACCCGACGGTCAAATGCCATCTGATAAAACCGTTGGTGGTGGTGATGATTCCTTTAACACATTTTTTAGTGAAACCGGTGCAGGTAAACACGTACCAAGGGCTGTTTTCATAGATTTAGAACCGACAGTCGTAGATGAAGTCCGTACTGGTACATATAGGCAGCTATTCCATCCCGAACAGCTTATCACGGGAAAAGAGGATGCTGCTAATAATTACGCCAGAGGCCATTACACGATAGGAAAGGAAATAGTGGATCTCGTATTAGACAGAGTGCGTAAATTAGCTGACCAATGTACAGGATTGCAGGGATTCTTAATATTTCATTCCTTCGGCGGTGGTACCGGCTCAGGTTTTGCTTCACTGTTAATGGAGCGTTTATCGGTAGATTACGGCAAAAAATCTAAATTGGAATTTGCTATATATCCAGCACCACAAATTTCTACTGCAGTAGTAGAACCTTATAATTCCATTCTTACGACTCATACTACCTTGGAGCATTCGGATGCTGCTTTTATGGTAGATAATGAAGctatttatgatatttgtagAAGAAATTTAGATATAGAAAGACCTACTTATACGAATTTGAATCGACTTATAGGGCAGATAGTGTCGTCTATAACAGCTTCTTTAAGATTTGACGGCGCTTTAAATGTCGACCTTACAGAGTTTCAAACTAACTTAGTACCATATCCACGTATCCATTTTCCTTTAGTGACTTACGCTCCTGTAATATCCGCTGAAAAGGCTTACCACGAACAACTATCAGTTGCAGAAATTACTAACGCTTGTTTCGAACCTGCTAATCAAATGGTAAAGTGTGATCCTCGACATGGTAAATATATGGCTTGTTGTATGTTATATCGTGGCGATGTGGTTCCTAAAGACGTAAATGCAGCTATAGGCACCATTAAAACAAAACGAACAATCCAGTTTGTTGATTGGTGCCCAACAGGCTTTAAAGTTGGCATTAATTACCAACCACCGACTGTCGTTCCTGGTGGAGACTTGGCTAAAGTACAACGTGCAGTTTGCATGCTCTCAAACACTACTGCAATAGCAGAGGCATGGTCACGCTTAAAccataaatttgatttaatgtaTGCAAAACGTGCCTTCGTTCATTGGTATGTAGGTGAAGGAATGGAAGAAGGAGAGTTCTCAGAAGCTCGCGAAGACTTGGCTGCATTGGAAAAGGATTACGAAGAGGTTGGTATGGATTCAGGAGAAGGAGAAGGTGAAGGTGGCGaagagtattaa
- the LOC113400756 gene encoding biogenesis of lysosome-related organelles complex 1 subunit 2 → MSEEDVAKWAKDGQNKELFMSPSCSSFEMLDPHDPVISRLATQLFKKTNDYLQGEMAAGQDHYNLLEEINRLAITKYADLKNLTINLSKTLNEYNEMYNSQIKPLLLQIDQIDAQVSQFEANAYRLDSYTKQLKARFKELEEK, encoded by the exons atgtcTGAAGAAGATGTAGCAAAATGGGCAAAAGATGGGcaaaataaag AGCTTTTTATGTCTCCTAGTTGTTCAAGCTTTGAAATGTTAGATCCTCATGATCCCGTAATAAGCCGCTTAGCAACACAACTGTTCAAAAAGACTAATGATTATTTACAAGGAGAAATGGCTGCTGGACAG GATCATTACAACCTATTAGAAGAGATCAACAGATTGGCTATCACTAAATATGCAGATCTTAAgaatttgacaatcaatttaAGCAAGACTTTGaatgaatataatgaaatgt ATAATTCCCAGATAAAGCCATTGCTTCTTCAAATAGACCAGATTGATGCACAAGTATCACAATTTGAAGCAAATGCATATCGTTTGGACAGCTATACAAAGCAACTGAAGGCTCGATTTAAGGAACttgaagaaaaataa